AATATAGCATCGAATAATTCAGCAGAGCAAAACGCCAGTGATATAAAACCTAATGCTGGAGCATCCGATAATGTATCAACCAACAATCTCACAGGAAAAACTACAGAGTCAACAAAACCTAACAATCCAGCATCCACAGGTAATAATGAGAATGACGATGAAAATACTAATCCAGAACAACTAAGGAGATTAGTAATGGTAACAGGGGATAAAGGAGGTGTTGGCAAGTCAACATTTGCGAGAGGCTTGGCACAAACTTATATAGATAATGCAGTAAAATTCGTAGGATTAGATGCGGATAATTCTAATCCACACTTAATAAGATTTTATGGAAAACATGCTGATATAGCTCCTTTAGATATATCTAACTCAGATAAATTGGATGAGTTTTTAGATAATTTAAAGCAAATAGTTTATCCCAAGTCTAAGGGAGATGGGAAAATTAGGCAAGAACAATCGTTAATACTGTTAGAAACACCATCCCAATTTCTGCCAACATTAGAGACTTTAATAAAAGAGATGGGGTTTTTAGGTGTAGTAAATGATAAATGTAAAATGCAGGTAACTATAGTAGTAGTTATCAGTACAATCATTGATTGTATAAATCAGCTATCCGAACTACATAGTTTCTGTGGTAATAATGTCGATTATGTGATAGTAAAAAACTTGTTTTACGGAGAGGCAGAACAATTTACTTTTTATGATAATTCAAAAGAAGTAAAAGAAATGTCAAAACAGGTAAAAGCTAAAGGGCATAAATTCATAAACATAAATATGCCAAAACTAGCGAAAAAATCCTACGATTATTTAGATGTGAATAATCTGACATTTAGACAAGCACTAGAGCAAGATGAATATCCTTCTGTATATGGTAGAGTCTTAAGCTGGCTGAAAAATCTTAAGGAGCAAATAAAACCAATTAAAACTTTATTTGGAATCAAAGAAATTTTATCTGAATAAATCTCATAACTTATGACTCAGAAGTGAAGAAGAATTTGATAAAACTAGTCAATTAAATATTGAAGATTTTCCTGAATACTTCTGAGTCATTACTAAATGTAAAAACTAATAGTACTTAAAGATCAAAATGTCAAAACGAATGATTATAACTGTAGGAGATGCGCGAGTGGGGAAGTCTACAGTTATCAAATTATTGCTGGAAATGCTGATGTTAAAAGGAAAACGAGTTAAGGTTTATAGTCAAGATGCTTTTGATGTATTTAAGGCTTATGAAAATCTAGTGCCAATTGAGTATTTTAATTTATTGAATGATGAAGTTGACCAAATAACAGATGAATTAAAGAATTGTCAGCTAGATATAATTATTATTGATATGCCTGGACAATATATTGAGAAGATTAGTCAATATATTGAAAGTATTAGTTTATTTGATGTAGTAGTGAGGTTTGGCTGGAAGCTAACATTTCTCCAACCAATATCTCATAGAAATAATTGTCTAGATTACTTAAACCAAATCATTCAAACTGCTAGTAACAATGCTAACTATGTAGTAGTGAAGAATTATCATTTCTCTCCAGAATTTAGAGAGTACGACGAAAAAATACAAAAAAAAATATCAATAATAGGAGGTACAGAAATAGAATTACCCTCTTTACACCGAAATCATTATCAAATGATGGATAAATTAGTCAAACCTTATTCTGAATGTTGTCACGATATTTCTCTAATTTTGTTTTTGAGAAGCTACATTTATCAATGGATAAAAAAATTTCGTGATTCAGTGATGGATAACGATTTAGCTGTTAAATATTTAGGATTAAATTAATGATACAGCAAGACATATTACAAGGCTATTCTCCAGCACAACAAAAGCGTATAGTTGAGGGGGCGGCTCAATTAGGAATTACACCAGATGATCCAATGTTCAGGATGATGGCAACCTTGGGTCGGTATGAAGAAACGATGCTAGACCTCCAGGCAAGAATGGAGGCAATGGCAGAAGCGTGGGCCAAACAATTTGACCAAAAGCTCGAAAAAACCAGTCAATCTGCTCAAGAAATGCACTATGCAGTTGTCTCCAGTGCAGTGCGGGATGAGATGAAAAAAATCAAGCCCAGCAGTATTACAGATATAAAAGTGCAGGGGGGCTGGCGACTAGGGGTGGCATCAGCAATATGTGGATTAGCTGCCGCCACCTCTGCGGTACTTGGTTCTTTGATAACGTGGAATGTTGTTTCCAACTTGGGAACGAATCAGTCAGTAGTAGTATCACGAGATGATCTGAAAATATTGCAATGGGCAAAATCGCCAGATGGGAAACAGATGTATGAAATAATCTTGAAAAATCAGGGATTGATTGAAGCTTGCCAAACACAGCAGAGTAAAACCAAAGGCTATTGCTTGATTGAAATAGGAAAGTAGTTAACTTACCTTGAGGAAATCTTGTTCGATATAGCCCAGTTTACTAGCTTCAATCAGCGCATTGACGCGATCGCACACATCTAACTTAGCAAAAATCTTGTTGATATGTCCTTTAACAGTACTTTCACTAATGAATAACTGCGCGGCAATGAGCTTATTAGAAAAACCAGCAGCCATCAAAGAAACAATTTGCATCTCAGTGGTACTAAGATGATCTTGGTAAGTTTTCCCCTTAATCTTCTGTTGGAAAAAAAAATTGCGTCGGCTAATATCAGGGTCAAAAAAAGACTTGCGGTCATAGAAAGTGGTTTTAATTGCTTCTAAGATCAGGGGAACATTGTTCTTCTTGAGAATGTAAGAATCAGCCCCTACATTTAAAGCAGACTGAACAATACTTTGAGCATAATAAGAAGAAAGAACCACAATCTTAATATTGCTTGTATTGGCTTTGATTTGTTTAATGACTTCAACGCCAGAGATGTCAGGTAAGCCAATATCGACTAAAAGCACATCAGGAGTTAAATCCCTAACAAGTTTAATTCCTTCATGACCAGTCCGAGCAATCCCTACCATCTGCATATCTGGTTGTTGATTAATAGCGGTAGTTATCCCTAGTCGGATTAACTCCTCATCCTCAATAATTACTAATCGAATCATAGGGGTTTAATTACTTCGATTGTAAAACACTTAAATATTTATAACATGATTATTGAGGTTAAGTATTTTACTTTTTGTGTATGTAAATATAAAATATAATCAGGTAAAAAAAATCTTGCTAAATAAAAGAAAAAAGTTTTTAGTATCAAAACTAGATTGGATAAATTTTTTTTGATAGGTAAAATAAAAATATTCTAAAATCTCTAGACAGAATTAGCATTCAGTCATAAAAGTAGCACATAAAAGTAGCAAAAATAACAATCTTTTACTGGTGGCATAGTTATGCAACAGGAAGTTTTAAGCAAACAGTTGGATTTATCAGCTTTACTGCATGATCTGTCAAATTCGTTGAAAGGTGTATCGTTGATTGTAAATCAGTTGATTGATGGTGCTTATGGATACTCTCTAGAAGAAATCAGACCATTTCTCTTGGCCTTACGAGATACGAATGACCGGAGTATGATCGGGAGCAACGCGATTTGGTGAGGTGGGATCAAAAACCAGCGATCGCTAACAACTTTCTTCAGTACTAAAAAATATTTCTTATATTAGAAGCCGTATTAATACGTAAGCTATCAACCAATTTCAAGTCTGGTGATGTGTGCAAAAATTTATAAAGGTCAAAAACAAGGTAGGATTCCGGTTAAGTAATCTTTCCAGAGTTTTAACGTCTACCTTTTATGGCAAAAAATATAAGTGCAACTCTTGATTTAAACAAGTCAGTTAAAAGTTTTCACTTACAGGTCACAAAACTTTTAGAATTTACAAATATCACAGAGTGGGATGGAAAAAAGCTGAGAGAACGAGAAAAAGAAATTAGAGAACAGGCAATGATTTTAGCAGGTCAATGTATAGCTGTTTTATTATATAATCTTTCCGTATCCCCAAAAATCCTAAACTATTCTGTTAGTCAAACACAGGGATGGAGAAATTTAAATACACAAAAACATGGTTCTAAAAAGCGAAAAATAGTAACAATTGGAAACGTCG
The nucleotide sequence above comes from Nostoc sp. MS1. Encoded proteins:
- a CDS encoding DUF6753 family protein, which gives rise to MIQQDILQGYSPAQQKRIVEGAAQLGITPDDPMFRMMATLGRYEETMLDLQARMEAMAEAWAKQFDQKLEKTSQSAQEMHYAVVSSAVRDEMKKIKPSSITDIKVQGGWRLGVASAICGLAAATSAVLGSLITWNVVSNLGTNQSVVVSRDDLKILQWAKSPDGKQMYEIILKNQGLIEACQTQQSKTKGYCLIEIGK
- a CDS encoding response regulator — its product is MIRLVIIEDEELIRLGITTAINQQPDMQMVGIARTGHEGIKLVRDLTPDVLLVDIGLPDISGVEVIKQIKANTSNIKIVVLSSYYAQSIVQSALNVGADSYILKKNNVPLILEAIKTTFYDRKSFFDPDISRRNFFFQQKIKGKTYQDHLSTTEMQIVSLMAAGFSNKLIAAQLFISESTVKGHINKIFAKLDVCDRVNALIEASKLGYIEQDFLKVS